The Chloracidobacterium sp. genome includes a region encoding these proteins:
- a CDS encoding site-specific integrase, whose amino-acid sequence MGTLVEDFLASDEYSESTKASYRRILDQLVQVEDLDSWTASDLLSFVKDRVKGTPQQNTQQYVALCACRSYLTWRYGQIHPARSARIKRVNPKKQRSLTMDQLVELLASFDPSTAIGTRDLAILSVAIDTGLRRAELARLQLQDVNLDKLNLQVIVKGGQWGTGAFSQQTAFYIASWLEFRKPAKGVGTLFINLLNNKNNGQPLTGHGIKMIFRKWSRRVGFEFSPHDARRTFATISTLLGAPSKTLMVAGRWSNLEMVDRYTRNITEDAIRQYLPIANLPKQNP is encoded by the coding sequence ATGGGAACACTTGTAGAAGACTTTCTAGCATCTGATGAGTATAGCGAATCCACAAAGGCTTCGTACCGTCGAATATTGGATCAACTGGTGCAGGTTGAAGATCTGGACTCCTGGACAGCATCCGATTTATTATCATTTGTGAAAGACAGAGTCAAAGGGACACCTCAGCAGAATACCCAACAATATGTTGCCCTTTGCGCATGCAGATCATATCTCACTTGGAGATATGGTCAGATTCATCCAGCACGGTCGGCTCGGATCAAGCGCGTTAATCCCAAAAAACAACGGTCGCTAACCATGGATCAGCTTGTGGAATTGTTGGCATCGTTTGACCCTTCGACCGCCATAGGTACGCGGGATCTCGCCATTCTATCTGTTGCCATTGACACGGGACTCCGCCGCGCAGAGCTCGCCAGGCTACAACTGCAGGATGTCAATCTGGATAAGCTAAATTTGCAAGTGATTGTGAAGGGCGGGCAGTGGGGGACGGGAGCATTTTCCCAACAGACTGCCTTTTATATTGCGTCTTGGCTCGAATTTCGCAAACCCGCAAAAGGCGTGGGGACGTTGTTTATAAACCTGCTGAACAACAAAAATAATGGTCAACCACTCACCGGGCATGGAATAAAGATGATATTCCGCAAGTGGAGCAGACGGGTGGGCTTTGAATTTTCTCCGCATGACGCCCGCCGAACCTTCGCCACAATTTCGACTTTGCTCGGTGCGCCATCGAAGACCTTAATGGTGGCTGGACGCTGGTCAAATCTTGAAATGGTTGACCGCTATACCCGAAACATTACCGAAGATGCAATCCGCCAGTACCTACCGATTGCAAATCTGCCAAAGCAGAACCCATAA
- a CDS encoding DNA cytosine methyltransferase: protein MSKKTQDLADLFCGAGGTSTGVLQAAKELGLDVRLVAVNHWEVAIATHSKNHPKVAHYNSDLKDIDPRQVVPSGKLRLLLASPECTHFSNARGGAPMSKQSRASVKYVLRWVSALEVQDVLIENVPEFEDWGPLHRKCTCGAGESIKVKHSKPCQYGLPIQNRKGEYFHRFVKAMESRGYNVKWRRLVAADYGDPTTRKRLFIICRKGKPVTFPEPSHHQNGGDMFGRSLRWKPAREIIDWKIKGESIFNRKKPLAENTMRRIFAGLEKYGGKSFMLSQQSGGAPRDLDQPVSTITGAGKIQFIEPYIVEYHNGKGSENRTRSVDSPLPTLDTSNRFGLAQPFIIQMDQGGSLHSLDKPMPTVTSADSFALAQPFLLTTNWTATNRSQPRSIDDPMPTIIGQDTIGLVEPYLIEYYGNGGAYSVDEPLKTQTGRDRFGLVSPILLRDQDGKVYSLDIRFRMLQPHELARAMSFPKSYKFQGTREQIVKQIGNAVPVQLSYSLCKHLLNT from the coding sequence ATGAGTAAAAAGACTCAAGACCTCGCCGATTTATTCTGTGGTGCCGGCGGCACAAGCACAGGCGTACTTCAAGCCGCCAAAGAACTTGGACTCGATGTCCGCTTGGTGGCAGTCAATCATTGGGAAGTTGCCATTGCCACCCACAGCAAGAATCACCCGAAGGTCGCGCACTACAATTCTGATCTCAAGGATATTGACCCACGCCAGGTCGTGCCGTCCGGCAAACTCCGACTCCTTCTTGCATCGCCAGAGTGTACCCATTTCAGCAACGCACGCGGAGGCGCTCCGATGTCCAAGCAGTCCCGCGCCAGCGTCAAATATGTTTTGCGGTGGGTGTCGGCTCTCGAAGTGCAGGATGTGCTAATCGAGAACGTCCCTGAGTTTGAAGATTGGGGACCACTTCACAGAAAATGCACATGCGGCGCGGGAGAAAGCATCAAGGTCAAACACTCAAAGCCGTGTCAGTATGGACTCCCGATCCAAAACCGCAAGGGCGAATACTTCCATCGTTTCGTGAAGGCGATGGAAAGCAGGGGCTACAACGTCAAGTGGCGTCGGCTCGTCGCCGCGGACTATGGCGATCCGACCACGCGCAAACGGCTTTTCATCATCTGCCGCAAAGGGAAACCTGTCACATTCCCAGAACCGTCACACCATCAGAATGGCGGTGATATGTTTGGCAGATCCTTGCGCTGGAAACCAGCCCGAGAGATTATTGACTGGAAGATCAAAGGCGAGTCCATCTTCAACCGCAAGAAGCCACTGGCTGAAAACACCATGCGCCGCATCTTTGCAGGTCTGGAGAAATACGGTGGAAAATCATTCATGCTGTCTCAGCAGTCTGGTGGAGCGCCCCGCGATCTCGATCAACCAGTTTCGACCATCACCGGCGCGGGCAAGATTCAATTCATCGAACCGTACATTGTCGAATATCACAACGGCAAAGGGTCTGAAAACCGCACCCGATCAGTCGACTCCCCACTTCCGACACTGGACACGTCCAACCGGTTCGGCTTGGCTCAGCCATTTATCATCCAAATGGATCAAGGCGGATCGCTCCACAGTCTGGATAAGCCTATGCCGACAGTCACCAGTGCGGACTCCTTCGCGCTTGCTCAGCCTTTCCTACTCACAACCAACTGGACAGCCACAAACCGCAGTCAGCCGCGCTCGATAGATGATCCCATGCCAACGATCATCGGTCAGGATACTATCGGACTTGTCGAGCCTTATCTGATCGAATATTATGGCAATGGCGGCGCTTATTCGGTAGATGAGCCATTGAAGACTCAAACTGGCAGAGATCGCTTCGGTCTGGTTTCTCCAATCCTTCTTCGTGACCAAGACGGAAAAGTGTACTCGTTGGACATTCGTTTCAGGATGTTGCAGCCGCACGAACTCGCCCGCGCCATGTCATTTCCGAAGTCCTACAAGTTTCAAGGCACGCGGGAGCAGATTGTCAAGCAAATCGGAAATGCCGTTCCGGTCCAGTTATCATATTCCTTGTGTAAGCACCTTTTGAACACTTAA
- a CDS encoding sigma-70 family RNA polymerase sigma factor, giving the protein MSTEYTTQPCNKCKAEKPLTEYHRRGTSYQRICKSCRKAHIASGAKKIIRLNPPSLYPELEKRICSLERRLRNKAASYSRNQMEADDIYSAMIEEILFKSSPEDSDAKILTRAGWVAKRCLRQYATYAMLVEDESSISNDDGDGDTEIIASPTFSAEDELIDREKKYELAKLVSTLSEEHQVIVRKLMIGYNQHEIAIELGKADQTISYAIRVIANQLGFNNFAAVLS; this is encoded by the coding sequence ATGAGCACCGAATACACCACGCAACCCTGCAATAAATGCAAGGCCGAGAAACCGCTCACAGAATACCACCGTCGCGGAACCAGTTATCAACGAATTTGCAAATCCTGCCGCAAGGCACACATAGCAAGCGGGGCAAAAAAGATCATCCGGCTTAATCCCCCCTCACTTTATCCCGAACTTGAAAAACGAATTTGCAGCTTGGAACGCAGGCTGAGAAATAAAGCCGCATCCTATAGCAGAAACCAGATGGAAGCGGACGACATCTACAGTGCAATGATCGAGGAAATTTTGTTCAAATCATCGCCGGAAGACTCTGATGCAAAAATCCTGACCCGTGCCGGCTGGGTCGCAAAGCGATGTCTGCGCCAGTATGCCACATATGCAATGCTGGTTGAAGATGAGTCAAGCATTTCTAACGACGACGGCGACGGTGACACTGAAATCATTGCCTCCCCAACATTCTCGGCCGAAGACGAATTGATTGACCGCGAGAAAAAATACGAACTTGCAAAGCTGGTATCCACATTATCAGAAGAGCACCAGGTTATCGTAAGGAAACTGATGATCGGATACAACCAACATGAAATTGCGATTGAGTTAGGCAAGGCCGACCAGACTATCTCCTACGCGATCAGGGTTATCGCAAACCAACTCGGGTTCAACAATTTCGCAGCCGTGTTGTCCTGA
- a CDS encoding DUF488 domain-containing protein — MENVLYDLGYNDFKKAEELLQVTKALNAVIADIRFMPHTRNPEFSQKHLQEVLGARYAHIQALGNKNYRGEGATEFADVEKGVAELHGLMEKGNVIVMCACWKRSDCHRLDAAEEYQKRFGITVTPITKAGARKLIEKSNPQMTLFSGE; from the coding sequence ATGGAAAATGTACTTTACGACCTCGGCTACAACGACTTCAAAAAAGCAGAAGAGCTCCTGCAGGTTACGAAAGCGCTCAATGCGGTAATTGCCGACATACGTTTCATGCCTCACACCCGCAACCCCGAATTTTCACAGAAGCACCTGCAGGAAGTCCTGGGCGCGAGATACGCCCACATCCAAGCGCTCGGAAACAAAAACTACAGAGGCGAAGGTGCGACCGAGTTTGCCGACGTTGAAAAAGGCGTCGCGGAACTTCATGGACTTATGGAAAAGGGGAACGTGATTGTCATGTGCGCATGCTGGAAGCGTTCTGACTGCCACCGCCTGGATGCCGCTGAGGAATATCAAAAGCGGTTTGGCATTACAGTCACACCCATTACAAAGGCAGGCGCACGCAAACTGATTGAAAAATCAAATCCACAAATGACCCTGTTCAGTGGCGAGTGA
- a CDS encoding helix-turn-helix transcriptional regulator: MNKKVQFRLDEILKERGLTIKGFARDAQLNYVTVIRICHNQNAGITLDIISRITSALNISPGELFKVESHKNKK; this comes from the coding sequence ATGAATAAAAAAGTGCAATTTCGGCTTGATGAAATATTGAAGGAACGGGGATTGACTATTAAAGGCTTCGCTCGCGATGCGCAGTTAAACTATGTTACTGTCATCCGTATCTGCCACAATCAGAATGCAGGCATTACTCTGGATATTATTTCTCGAATCACATCGGCGCTGAATATCTCGCCTGGTGAACTATTCAAGGTCGAAAGCCATAAAAATAAAAAATGA
- a CDS encoding PH domain-containing protein translates to MREDLHNALESAIKRGTLNPLIGKGMFEFAEKQLSDAERVLILGTYNVGIIGGGETMKIKPFDIKNKTAGVLLVTTMRVIHCQKILFSTKVEQIQIEKIDNMESKGSLIFSVLRLQSMTNIMEIDIPKKELDIVTKAISEAIEDRKKPASQPAGKDDDAIEKIKELGKLREIGLITEEEFSKKKEELLNRI, encoded by the coding sequence ATGCGCGAGGATCTACACAACGCTCTTGAAAGTGCAATCAAACGAGGTACATTAAATCCTTTAATCGGAAAAGGAATGTTTGAATTTGCAGAAAAGCAGCTATCGGATGCTGAGCGCGTTTTGATCTTGGGAACCTACAACGTAGGTATCATTGGCGGCGGGGAAACTATGAAGATCAAGCCGTTTGACATCAAGAATAAAACTGCCGGCGTTTTGCTTGTCACCACAATGCGAGTAATTCACTGCCAGAAGATATTATTCAGCACAAAAGTAGAGCAAATTCAAATTGAGAAAATAGACAACATGGAGTCAAAAGGCAGTCTGATATTTTCGGTTCTGCGCCTCCAGTCCATGACAAACATCATGGAAATTGACATTCCGAAAAAAGAGTTGGATATTGTGACAAAGGCTATCTCGGAAGCGATCGAGGATAGAAAAAAGCCAGCTTCCCAACCTGCAGGAAAAGACGATGACGCTATTGAGAAAATAAAAGAGCTTGGCAAATTACGAGAAATCGGATTAATTACGGAAGAAGAATTCTCGAAGAAAAAAGAAGAGTTGCTCAATAGGATTTGA